Proteins from one Mugil cephalus isolate CIBA_MC_2020 chromosome 15, CIBA_Mcephalus_1.1, whole genome shotgun sequence genomic window:
- the pygma gene encoding glycogen phosphorylase, muscle form: MSKPLSDHDRKKQISVRGLAGVENVSELKQNFNRHLHFTLVKDRNVATRRDYYFALAHTVRDHLIGRWIRTQQHYYEKDPKRVYYISLEFYMGRTLQNTMVNLALENACDEATYQLGLEMEELEDMEEDAGLGNGGLGRLAACFLDSMASLGLAAYGYGIRYEFGIFNQRIVNGWQVEEADDWLRFGNPWEKARPEYMRPVHFYGRTEHHHDGVKWVDTQVVLALPYDTPIPGYRNNIVNTMRLWSAKAPCDFNLKDFNVGGYIQAVLDRNLAENISRVLYPNDNFFEGKELRLKQEYFVVSATLQDIIRRFKVSKFGSREIARTDFSKLPDKVAIQLNDTHPAMAIPELMRVLVDEEKLDWDKAWDICVRTCAYTNHTVLPEALERWPVDLFAHLLPRHLEIVYEINRRHLENVAAKFPGDNDRLCRMSLIEEGGQKRINMAHLCIVGSHAVNGVAQIHSDILKATVFKDFYEMDPHKFQNKTNGITPRRWLVMCNPGLAEVIAEKIGEEFIRDLDQLQGLRKYVNDEAFIRDIAKVKQENKLKFAVHLEEHYKVKINPNSMFDIQVKRIHEYKRQLLNCLHIITYYNRIKKEPNKQWTPRTVMIGGKAAPGYHTAKMIIRLITAIGEVVNNDPVIGDRLKVIFLENYRVTLAEKVIPAADLSEQISTAGTEASGTGNMKFMLNGALTIGTMDGANVEMAEEAGEDNLFIFGMRVEDVDALDKKGYHAGEYYNRLPELKQAIDQISGGFFSPKQPDLFKEIVNMLMHHDRFKVFADYEDYIKCQEKVNALYKNPKEWTKKVIYNIAGCGKFSSDRTIAQYAREIWGMEPTLEKLPAPDDKQ; this comes from the exons ATGTCCAAACCCCTGTCTGAccatgatagaaagaaacagatTTCTGTGCGAGGCCTCGCCGGTGTTGAAAACGTCTCTGAACTGAAGCAAAACTTCAACAGACACCTCCATTTTACCCTGGTCAAGGACAGAAATGTGGCAACCAGAAGGGATTACTACTTTGCTCTTGCTCACACGGTGCGGGACCACTTGATTGGCAGGTGGATCAGAACCCAGCAGCACTACTATGAAAAAGATCCCAAA CGTGTTTACTACATCTCCCTTGAGTTCTACATGGGCCGCACACTCCAAAACACTATGGTGAACCTTGCTCTGGAAAATGCCTGTGATGAGGCCACATATCAG TTGGGTCTGGAaatggaggagttggaggacatggaggaagaTGCTGGTTTAGGTAATGGTGGCCTTGGTCGTCTTGCTG CCTGTTTCCTGGACTCCATGGCTTCATTGGGTCTGGCTGCCTATGGCTATGGCATTCGCTATGAATTCGGTATCTTCAATCAGAGAATTGTCAATGGCTGGCAG GTTGAGGAGGCTGATGATTGGCTGCGTTTTGGCAACCCCTGGGAGAAAGCGCGTCCTGAGTACATGCGTCCAGTTCATTTCTATGGCAGGACCGAGCATCACCACGATGGCGTCAAATGGGTTGACACTCAG GTAGTGTTGGCTCTGCCATATGACACCCCAATCCCAGGCTACAGAAACAATATTGTCAATACCATGAGGCTGTGGTCTGCGAAGGCACCCTGTGACTTTAACCTTAAAGACT TCAATGTTGGTGGCTACATCCAGGCTGTGTTGGACAGAAACTTGGCTGAGAACATCTCCCGTGTGCTGTACCCCAATGATAAC TTCTTTGAAGGAAAGGAGCTCCGTCTGAAGCAGGAATACTTTGTGGTGTCTGCCACCCTTCAAGACATCATCCGTCGTTTCAAAGTCTCTAAGTTTGGCTCCAGGGAGATTGCTCGCACAGACTTCAGCAAACTGCCTGACAAG GTTGCCATCCAGTTGAATGATACTCACCCAGCCATGGCTATTCCTGAGCTGATGAGAGTTCTGGTTGATGAAGAGAAGCTTGACTGGGATAAG GCCTGGGACATCTGTGTGCGCACATGTGCCTACACTAATCACACAGTCCTTCCTGAAGCTCTTGAGCGCTGGCCAGTGGACCTGTTCGCTCATCTGCTACCCCGTCACCTGGAAATAGTCTATGAGATCAATCGTCGCCACCTGGAG AATGTTGCTGCAAAGTTTCCTGGTGATAATGATCGTCTTTGCCGCATGTCCCTCATTGAGGAAGGTGGACAGAAAAGGATCAACATGGCCCATCTGTGCATTGTGGGGTCCCATGCTGTTAACGGTGTAGCCCAGATACACTCTGACATCCTCAAAGCTACTGT TTTCAAGGACTTCTATGAGATGGACCCACACAAGTTCCAAAACAAGACCAACGGCATTACTCCTCGTCGCTGGCTGGTTATGTGCAACCCCGGGCTGGCTGAGGTCATTGCAGAG AAAATCGGTGAGGAATTCATCCGTGACCTTGATCAGCTTCAGGGTCTCCGCAAGTATGTAAATGATGAGGCTTTCATTCGTGATATCGCCAAAGTTAAACAG gaaaacaaactaaagtttGCGGTGCATCTGGAGGAGCACTACAAGGTGAAGATTAACCCCAACTCAATGTTTGACATTCAAGTAAAGAGAATCCATGAATACAAGAGACAACTCCTCAACTGTCTGCACATCATCACCTACTACAACC GAATCAAGAAAGAACCCAACAAGCAGTGGACTCCAAGGACAGTTATGATTGGAGGAAAG GCCGCTCCTGGTTATCACACTGCCAAGATGATTATCCGTCTGATCACAGCTATTGGTGAGGTGGTCAACAACGACCCTGTGATAGGAGATCGCCTGAAAGTCATCTTTTTGGAGAACTACAGAGTCACCCTGGCAGAAAAAG TCATCCCAGCAGCTGACCTGTCAGAGCAGATTTCCACAGCTGGCACTGAGGCCTCTGGCACTGGCAACATGAAGTTCATGTTGAATGGTGCTCTGACCATTGGTACCATGGATGGAGCCAATGTTGAGATGGCCGAGGAGGCCGGTGAAGACAATCTCTTCATTTTCGGCATGAGGGTGGAGGATGTTGATGCACTTGACAAAAAAGG ATACCACGCTGGAGAGTACTATAACCGCCTGCCTGAGCTGAAACAGGCTATTGACCAGATTTCTGGAGGCTTCTTTAGCCCAAAGCAGCCTGACCTGTTTAAGGAAATTGTCAACATGCTGATGCATCATGACAG GTTTAAGGTCTTTGCTGACTACGAAGACTACATTAAATGCCAAGAGAAAGTCAATGCTCTTTACAAG AACCCCAAGGAATGGACCAAGAAGGTGATCTACAACATCGCTGGATGTGGCAAGTTTTCTAGTGATCGCACCATTGCCCAGTACGCTCGAGAAATCTGGGGCATGGAGCCCACACTGGAGAAACTCCCTGCCCCTGATGACAAGCAATAA